A single window of Puniceicoccus vermicola DNA harbors:
- a CDS encoding 50S ribosomal protein L11 methyltransferase — MIKLSASILPDLVQPLEDFFCEALSPWSIVHPRPEDEVTLHGYFEDEEIGRDAWAELRQEFSDLPEDPTCETVRDEDWMESYKHHLRPWSYGRLQWVPEWERETFESPDDSAVVYLDSGLAFGTGSHETTRLCAQALVEFEKEKGSGGSVIDAGCGSGILALSAVKLGFADVHAFDNDPEAVRVTRENAEANSEEKGLSIVEAGIEEGMTDRTCDLLLANIQSNILNIYAEELVNGVRESGWLALSGILAHEAEKVAEVFQAAANKIWGEKLNPTIRRDGEWSLVLFQRA, encoded by the coding sequence ATGATTAAGCTCAGCGCATCCATCTTACCCGACCTGGTTCAGCCTCTCGAAGACTTCTTCTGTGAGGCCCTCTCGCCCTGGTCAATTGTCCACCCCCGCCCCGAAGACGAGGTGACTCTCCATGGTTACTTCGAGGATGAGGAGATCGGGCGTGACGCATGGGCGGAACTGAGACAGGAATTTTCGGACCTCCCAGAGGACCCGACTTGCGAGACCGTCCGCGATGAAGATTGGATGGAGTCCTACAAGCACCACCTCCGGCCTTGGTCCTACGGACGATTGCAGTGGGTGCCCGAGTGGGAACGCGAAACCTTTGAGTCCCCAGACGATTCCGCGGTGGTATATCTCGATTCCGGACTCGCGTTCGGAACCGGAAGCCATGAAACCACCCGCCTCTGCGCGCAGGCTCTGGTCGAATTCGAAAAGGAAAAGGGTTCTGGCGGTTCGGTCATCGATGCCGGTTGCGGAAGTGGAATCCTCGCACTCTCTGCCGTGAAGCTGGGCTTTGCCGATGTGCATGCCTTTGACAACGACCCCGAAGCCGTTCGGGTCACGCGGGAAAACGCCGAAGCCAACTCCGAGGAAAAAGGTCTTTCGATTGTCGAAGCCGGTATCGAAGAAGGGATGACAGATCGGACCTGCGACTTACTGCTGGCCAATATTCAGTCGAACATCCTCAACATCTACGCCGAGGAGCTGGTGAACGGAGTTCGCGAATCCGGATGGTTGGCTTTGAGCGGCATCCTGGCTCATGAAGCGGAGAAGGTTGCAGAAGTTTTTCAGGCCGCAGCCAATAAAATTTGGGGCGAAAAACTAAACCCAACCATTCGTAGGGATGGCGAATGGTCACTCGTTCTCTTTCAGCGAGCCTGA
- a CDS encoding SDR family NAD(P)-dependent oxidoreductase, with translation MSTISLITGGSRGLGRNAAIHIARNGGDVVITYRSKTEEAEAVVAEIQAMGQKTVALQLDAGKTETFAAFREQLKTALQETWNRDSFDHLVNNAGHGMTAPFAQTTEEQFDTLMNVHFKGVYFLTQSLLPILVDGGRILNVSSGLTRFSFPGYSAYAAMKGAVEVLTRYLAKELGSRGITVNTVAPGAIETDFNGGAVRDTDDLNQKIAEITALGRVGVPDDIGPMIASLLTPDNRWVNAQRIEVSGGQAI, from the coding sequence ATGTCTACAATATCACTCATTACAGGCGGCAGCCGAGGACTGGGCCGAAACGCAGCGATCCACATCGCACGCAACGGCGGAGATGTCGTAATTACCTACCGCAGCAAGACGGAGGAGGCCGAGGCCGTCGTCGCGGAGATTCAGGCAATGGGACAAAAAACAGTCGCACTCCAGTTGGATGCGGGAAAGACCGAAACCTTCGCTGCATTTAGGGAGCAATTGAAGACCGCTCTGCAAGAGACCTGGAACCGCGATTCCTTCGATCATCTGGTCAATAACGCAGGTCACGGGATGACCGCTCCATTCGCGCAGACGACGGAGGAGCAGTTCGACACGCTTATGAATGTTCATTTCAAAGGAGTCTATTTTCTGACGCAGAGTCTTCTCCCTATCCTCGTCGATGGAGGGCGTATCCTCAATGTCTCCTCGGGGCTGACTCGCTTCTCATTTCCCGGCTACTCAGCCTACGCCGCAATGAAAGGAGCCGTTGAAGTGCTTACCCGCTACCTGGCCAAGGAGCTAGGGAGTCGCGGAATCACCGTCAACACGGTAGCCCCCGGGGCGATCGAGACGGATTTCAATGGAGGAGCGGTGCGCGATACGGACGACCTGAATCAGAAGATCGCTGAAATCACGGCCCTGGGACGAGTCGGCGTGCCCGACGATATCGGTCCGATGATCGCCAGCCTCTTGACTCCGGACAATCGATGGGTCAACGCCCAACGAATCGAAGTCTCCGGCGGACAAGCGATCTAG
- a CDS encoding type IV pilus modification PilV family protein, whose translation MTFRKYLFTLILAMRTPQAATNKKGYTLVEVAVGMTLLMMVLGSGFGAYIMGLRFAKNSRDTLRATQFAESKMEELRTKNWGDLESMPQWSLFFADPSYAPDHMDDFIGVLQIWEQNSEQKFIRCWAYWPNPHSSNYKSAHFDTVYTKDGLNDYFVRAF comes from the coding sequence ATGACATTTCGCAAGTACCTCTTTACCTTGATCTTAGCAATGAGAACCCCACAGGCAGCTACGAACAAAAAGGGCTACACTTTAGTCGAAGTCGCCGTTGGGATGACCCTGCTCATGATGGTTCTGGGTTCAGGCTTCGGAGCCTATATTATGGGGCTTCGGTTTGCTAAAAACAGTCGCGATACCCTCCGCGCCACTCAATTTGCCGAAAGCAAAATGGAGGAGCTCCGGACGAAGAATTGGGGAGACTTGGAGTCTATGCCACAGTGGTCACTATTTTTTGCCGATCCCAGCTATGCCCCCGATCATATGGATGACTTTATTGGGGTTCTGCAAATATGGGAGCAGAATTCGGAACAGAAATTCATTCGGTGCTGGGCGTATTGGCCCAACCCACACAGCTCAAACTATAAATCCGCCCATTTTGATACCGTCTATACCAAAGATGGGCTGAACGATTATTTTGTCCGTGCGTTCTGA
- the dnaJ gene encoding molecular chaperone DnaJ, translating into MAKEDYYELLGVDKNASADELKKAYRKMAVKWHPDKNPGDADAEAKFKEISEAYEVLKDPEKKAAYDRYGHAAFTQGGMGGAGRSAGGAGGFHDPFDIFREVFSGGGARAGGGGGGIFEEFFGGGGGGGGADAGQDGADLRFDLEISLEEAASGVEKEIRYRRPVTCSNCKGEGAEPGSGRKTCPTCGGAGQVSSSRGFISFRQVCPTCGGAGQVIENPCTKCSGDGRVTETSNLKIKIPAGVDTGSRLRSGGKGEAGIRGGHSGDLYIVVHVKEHKLFERRNDNLYLDLKIPFTLAALGGTLEVPTLTGKGSIKVPPGTQSGTTFRLKGKGMPHLRGSGTGDQMVKVAIDVPKKLNSEERTALEAFAKACGDETDSSSGGGFFKGIFK; encoded by the coding sequence ATGGCGAAAGAAGACTATTACGAATTGCTCGGGGTCGATAAGAACGCATCGGCTGACGAACTCAAAAAGGCTTACCGCAAGATGGCGGTCAAGTGGCACCCGGACAAGAATCCGGGCGACGCGGACGCCGAAGCAAAGTTTAAGGAAATTTCCGAAGCCTATGAGGTTTTGAAGGACCCGGAAAAGAAGGCCGCTTATGATCGTTACGGTCACGCAGCCTTTACGCAGGGCGGCATGGGCGGCGCAGGCCGGTCTGCCGGAGGTGCCGGCGGGTTCCACGATCCCTTCGACATCTTCCGCGAAGTATTCAGCGGTGGCGGCGCCCGTGCGGGCGGCGGCGGTGGCGGCATCTTCGAAGAGTTTTTCGGAGGTGGTGGCGGAGGCGGAGGAGCCGATGCTGGCCAAGACGGAGCGGATCTTCGCTTCGACCTCGAGATCTCACTCGAAGAAGCAGCCTCGGGCGTGGAAAAGGAAATCCGTTATCGGCGTCCGGTCACCTGCTCCAATTGTAAGGGCGAAGGCGCCGAGCCGGGATCGGGTCGCAAAACCTGCCCGACTTGTGGCGGTGCCGGTCAAGTCAGCTCCTCGCGCGGTTTCATCAGTTTCCGCCAGGTTTGCCCGACCTGCGGGGGTGCCGGTCAGGTGATCGAGAACCCTTGCACCAAGTGCAGTGGCGATGGACGAGTCACGGAAACCAGCAACCTGAAGATCAAGATTCCAGCCGGTGTCGATACGGGTTCGCGCCTACGCTCCGGCGGAAAAGGCGAAGCAGGTATCCGCGGTGGGCATTCGGGAGACCTTTACATCGTCGTCCACGTCAAGGAGCACAAGCTCTTTGAACGCCGGAACGACAACCTGTATTTAGACCTGAAGATCCCCTTCACTCTGGCGGCACTGGGGGGCACTCTCGAAGTTCCTACACTCACGGGGAAAGGATCGATCAAGGTTCCACCGGGCACCCAGAGTGGCACCACCTTCCGCCTCAAGGGAAAGGGCATGCCACACCTGCGAGGTTCCGGGACCGGAGACCAAATGGTCAAGGTCGCCATCGATGTTCCGAAAAAGCTGAACAGCGAGGAGCGGACCGCTCTCGAAGCTTTTGCCAAGGCCTGTGGCGACGAAACCGATTCCTCTTCCGGAGGCGGCTTCTTCAAGGGCATCTTTAAGTAG
- a CDS encoding nucleotide exchange factor GrpE: protein MTTNKQEEFEDKSAETAEEPEVVEEETSTEAAESQPEETEEQSETGELLKKLNEAEETAKANQERYLRTVADLENFRRRAAKEREELRDVAIASVVEDLLPAMDNLRLGLQAADNHPEAKDVAYGFRMVADQLKKTLESYGLQEEEPTGKTFDPNLHDCMSHQAHEEVPEGEVIQTVRLGYRLKKRLLRAASVVVSSGPPSEEKEES, encoded by the coding sequence ATGACGACCAACAAACAGGAAGAATTCGAAGACAAGTCCGCAGAGACCGCGGAGGAGCCGGAAGTGGTTGAGGAAGAAACCTCTACCGAAGCTGCAGAAAGCCAGCCCGAGGAAACGGAGGAGCAGTCGGAGACCGGTGAGCTTCTCAAGAAGCTGAACGAAGCCGAAGAAACCGCCAAGGCCAACCAAGAACGCTACTTGCGCACCGTGGCGGATTTGGAGAACTTTCGGCGCCGGGCCGCCAAAGAGCGCGAGGAGTTGCGCGATGTCGCCATCGCTTCGGTTGTGGAGGATCTTCTCCCCGCCATGGACAACTTGCGTCTCGGACTTCAGGCAGCGGACAACCATCCGGAGGCGAAAGACGTAGCCTATGGTTTCCGCATGGTAGCCGACCAGCTCAAGAAGACTCTCGAGTCCTACGGGCTTCAGGAAGAAGAGCCCACGGGCAAGACTTTTGATCCCAATCTGCACGACTGCATGTCTCACCAAGCACACGAAGAGGTGCCGGAAGGTGAAGTGATCCAGACCGTTCGCTTGGGTTATCGCCTCAAGAAGCGTCTATTGCGTGCGGCTTCGGTCGTAGTCTCCAGCGGCCCCCCATCCGAGGAAAAAGAAGAATCCTAA
- a CDS encoding succinylglutamate desuccinylase/aspartoacylase family protein: MSKLDSLIAKTQEGKNSKFSLFEATISPGETASLGLPLPEMLGYAPLYMPVKVINGKQAGPTVLAFATMRGDEFNGMEILKQLVGMPLLEKLHGTLIIVPVLNVFGMLNRSSTLPDGHTLEGNFPGSPDGNYTQRTANLFYENLFKSCDVCLELSSGNINHNFLPHTHADFSNPANRELSQSFPVSVSVDIEPEEGSLQACAKEAGIPMLMYRAGEAMRFNPHAIRLGKRGILGLLRRLKMLPEPERGRVKEAHSPILSEASDWVHATKSGIAHPQVRLGDRVNRGDILAIISEPLGSFQEVKVKSPVDGVIVGTNDMPLVFEGDFLFRIATFKELDDVADRLQKWVGELPISAGEAATSSSGETTSGTFGEISEKTSS, encoded by the coding sequence ATGAGCAAACTGGACTCCCTCATTGCCAAGACCCAAGAAGGCAAGAACAGCAAATTTTCACTTTTTGAAGCGACAATCAGTCCGGGAGAGACGGCATCGCTGGGACTTCCTCTGCCGGAGATGCTCGGATATGCCCCTCTCTACATGCCAGTCAAGGTGATCAATGGGAAGCAGGCGGGCCCAACGGTGCTCGCCTTTGCAACCATGCGCGGTGACGAGTTCAACGGGATGGAAATCCTGAAGCAACTGGTCGGCATGCCCCTGCTCGAGAAGCTTCACGGTACGCTTATTATTGTTCCAGTCCTCAATGTATTTGGCATGCTGAACCGCAGCAGCACCCTGCCCGACGGCCATACTCTCGAAGGGAATTTCCCCGGGTCTCCAGACGGTAATTACACGCAGCGTACGGCGAATCTTTTCTACGAGAACCTCTTTAAAAGTTGTGACGTTTGTTTGGAGCTTAGCTCTGGGAATATAAACCACAACTTCCTGCCCCACACTCATGCGGATTTTTCGAATCCGGCAAATCGCGAACTCTCGCAGAGCTTTCCAGTATCGGTATCTGTCGACATTGAGCCAGAGGAAGGCAGCCTCCAGGCATGCGCCAAAGAAGCGGGCATTCCGATGCTCATGTACCGCGCTGGTGAGGCGATGCGTTTCAATCCTCACGCGATCCGGCTCGGAAAGCGGGGCATTCTCGGACTACTACGGCGTCTCAAAATGTTACCGGAACCGGAAAGAGGACGAGTCAAGGAGGCGCACTCCCCCATCCTCTCGGAAGCGAGTGACTGGGTCCACGCGACCAAGAGCGGGATCGCTCATCCACAGGTTCGCTTGGGAGACCGCGTGAACAGGGGTGATATTCTCGCTATCATCTCCGAGCCACTTGGGAGCTTTCAGGAGGTTAAGGTGAAGTCTCCAGTCGATGGAGTCATCGTCGGGACCAACGATATGCCGCTGGTCTTTGAAGGAGACTTTCTCTTCCGCATCGCCACCTTCAAAGAACTCGATGACGTGGCCGATCGTCTACAGAAATGGGTTGGCGAGCTGCCCATCTCCGCTGGCGAAGCCGCAACCTCTTCTTCCGGCGAAACGACCTCGGGAACCTTCGGGGAAATTTCCGAGAAAACCTCCTCTTAA
- a CDS encoding MFS transporter — protein MSGAVSTGAPGGSDRIRLVGVFIWTIAAGFFLYEFFLRTVLSSVETPVMKSLGLNAETFSILGSCYYLTYGLMQIPVGIIVDRLGVKLTMVISTAICAGSAILFAVSQGFWMGLSARMLMGFGSSFAFITLLVIVREWFPRKYFGFFAGLSQFVGTLGPIFAGGPLVALLDDANMTWRTIIAVSGLLGFGLTLLSLLFVRGKKPDNPHEIQFLLPKTPLKEQVLTLLSNRQAWCVALYSALIYTSIATLGAMWGENVLEAKGLSDELAGDAASVLWIGYAIGCPVSGLISDCLKRRKIVLIGLAIVALLATASLQFFQSGGFLLFGTIFFMIGFAGGAQNVGFAMIVEKVSERLSATSMGLNNGLMLLFDTVNPIVFGFLVTLTLQNKSSTNFDAENFRYALTYIPILCLIALLVSIFCLKETYCKPQHGVVMAKI, from the coding sequence GTGAGTGGTGCAGTTTCTACCGGAGCCCCGGGTGGTTCGGATCGGATTCGCCTCGTCGGAGTTTTTATTTGGACGATCGCGGCTGGTTTCTTTCTTTATGAGTTCTTTCTGAGGACGGTTCTGTCGAGCGTCGAAACTCCGGTGATGAAATCACTGGGGCTCAATGCGGAGACGTTTTCAATCCTCGGCTCGTGCTATTATTTGACGTACGGGCTCATGCAGATCCCCGTCGGGATTATTGTCGATCGCCTCGGCGTGAAGCTGACGATGGTCATTTCGACTGCCATCTGTGCGGGCTCCGCGATTCTCTTTGCAGTTTCCCAAGGATTCTGGATGGGGCTCAGTGCAAGAATGCTGATGGGCTTCGGCTCCTCCTTCGCTTTCATCACCCTGCTGGTGATTGTTCGGGAATGGTTTCCCCGGAAGTATTTCGGCTTCTTCGCCGGTCTCTCTCAGTTTGTTGGCACCTTGGGGCCGATTTTCGCCGGAGGGCCTTTGGTGGCTTTGCTGGACGATGCGAATATGACTTGGCGAACCATCATCGCCGTCAGCGGACTGTTGGGCTTTGGCTTGACCCTACTCAGTCTCCTTTTTGTCCGCGGAAAGAAACCCGACAACCCCCATGAGATTCAATTTCTCTTGCCGAAAACCCCTTTGAAGGAGCAGGTGCTCACGCTGCTGAGCAATCGCCAGGCATGGTGTGTCGCTCTTTATTCCGCTTTGATTTACACCTCCATCGCCACCTTGGGAGCGATGTGGGGCGAAAACGTCCTCGAAGCCAAGGGATTGAGTGATGAACTCGCTGGGGATGCGGCTTCGGTTCTCTGGATCGGCTATGCGATCGGATGTCCCGTTTCGGGCCTAATTTCCGACTGTTTAAAACGGCGTAAAATCGTCCTCATAGGTTTAGCCATTGTCGCCTTGCTCGCCACAGCTTCGCTACAGTTTTTCCAAAGTGGTGGTTTTCTCCTCTTCGGAACGATCTTCTTCATGATCGGTTTTGCCGGAGGCGCCCAGAATGTCGGTTTTGCCATGATCGTTGAGAAGGTATCAGAACGGCTGAGCGCAACATCCATGGGTCTAAACAATGGACTCATGCTGCTCTTCGATACGGTCAATCCCATCGTTTTCGGATTTCTGGTCACACTGACTCTTCAAAACAAGAGCTCGACGAACTTTGACGCGGAAAATTTCCGTTACGCGCTGACCTACATTCCGATCCTTTGCCTCATCGCTCTCTTGGTTTCCATCTTTTGTTTGAAGGAAACTTACTGCAAACCGCAGCATGGAGTCGTCATGGCGAAGATCTAG
- a CDS encoding AraC family transcriptional regulator, with product MDDILLGLVSRYLEDQGGIDGEAMTPVPGLSTFRSERTGVLNHIIYEPLICLVLQGSKKVTWGDKTYEFSSGQSLLVSMDVPAVSQVTGVPYTAIVIHLDLPLLAELTVQMEESTASDSNGLHVERTDSQVAEVAVRLMRLLDQPQAIPILHGPIIRELHYWLLAGRHGAAIRRLGWPDGHAQRVSRAIRVIRANYKKVLPVTDLAAIAGMSPSSFHQHFRSVTSLSPLQFQKQLRLIEARRLITAEGALASSAAFDVGYESVSQFTREYRRAFGLPPGRDRSETRVLMETSHR from the coding sequence ATGGACGATATTTTATTGGGGCTCGTGAGTCGCTACCTGGAAGACCAGGGTGGGATCGATGGAGAAGCCATGACTCCGGTTCCCGGGCTTTCGACCTTTCGCTCGGAACGCACGGGCGTCCTGAACCACATCATCTACGAACCTTTGATCTGTCTGGTTCTACAAGGAAGCAAGAAAGTGACTTGGGGCGACAAAACTTATGAGTTTTCGTCCGGCCAATCCCTACTCGTCTCCATGGATGTCCCCGCGGTCAGCCAGGTGACCGGAGTCCCTTACACGGCAATCGTCATTCACCTCGACCTCCCCCTACTCGCCGAATTGACGGTTCAGATGGAGGAATCCACCGCCAGCGATTCCAACGGGCTGCACGTCGAGAGAACCGACTCGCAGGTAGCGGAGGTCGCCGTGCGCCTCATGCGATTGCTCGACCAACCGCAGGCGATCCCAATTCTACACGGACCGATCATTCGGGAGCTGCACTACTGGCTACTGGCCGGCCGACATGGAGCGGCAATTCGGCGACTGGGCTGGCCAGACGGTCACGCCCAACGGGTTTCCCGCGCGATTCGAGTGATCCGGGCCAACTATAAGAAGGTCCTCCCCGTAACCGACCTTGCTGCTATCGCCGGGATGAGTCCTTCTTCATTTCACCAGCACTTTCGCAGTGTGACCTCCCTCTCTCCTCTCCAATTTCAGAAACAGCTTCGTTTGATTGAGGCGCGGAGGCTAATCACCGCCGAAGGAGCCCTCGCCAGCAGCGCTGCTTTTGATGTCGGCTACGAAAGCGTCTCCCAATTCACCCGCGAATATCGGCGAGCGTTCGGACTGCCACCTGGCCGGGACCGGAGCGAAACCCGAGTGTTGATGGAGACCTCTCACCGCTAG
- a CDS encoding adenylyltransferase/cytidyltransferase family protein: MSSALPDPVSARDLLERRETLRAEGKALVLTNGCFDLLHPGHISYLAEAAELGDELWIGINGDESVRSLKGPSRPVLGERERTYALKSLRSVSEVFVFPNPRLTDEIRLLRPEVYAKAGDYTLESLNPEEREALEENGTSIHFLPFLEGFSTTELIRKIKEAF; encoded by the coding sequence GTGAGCAGCGCCCTCCCCGATCCGGTCTCTGCGCGCGATCTTCTCGAGCGAAGGGAAACCTTGCGCGCGGAGGGGAAGGCACTGGTCCTCACGAACGGCTGCTTCGATCTCCTCCATCCCGGCCACATTTCCTATCTCGCTGAAGCCGCAGAGTTGGGCGACGAACTGTGGATCGGGATCAACGGGGACGAAAGCGTTCGCTCCCTCAAAGGTCCTTCCCGCCCGGTTCTCGGGGAACGAGAGCGTACCTACGCCCTCAAATCCCTGCGATCCGTGTCGGAGGTCTTTGTCTTTCCCAATCCCCGTCTCACCGATGAGATCCGCCTCCTCCGGCCGGAAGTCTACGCGAAGGCTGGCGATTACACCTTGGAAAGCCTGAACCCCGAGGAGCGCGAAGCTCTCGAGGAGAACGGCACGTCCATTCACTTCCTACCCTTTCTGGAGGGCTTTAGCACTACGGAGCTAATCCGAAAAATCAAAGAAGCCTTTTAG